NNNNNNNNNNNNNNNNNNNNNNNNNNNNNNNNNNNNNNNNNNNNNNNNNNNNNNNNNNNNNNNNNNNNNNNNNNNNNNNNNNNNNNNNNNNNNNNNNNNNNNNNNNNNNNNNNNNNNNNNNNNNNNNNNNNNNNNNNNNNNNNNNNNNNNNNNNNNNNNNNNNNNNNNNNNNNNNNNNNNNNNNNNNNNNNNNNNNNNNNNNNNNNNNNNNNNNNNNNNNNNNNNNNNNNNNNNNNNNNNNNNNNNNNNNNNNNNNNNNNNNNNNNNNNNNNNNNNNNNNNNNNNNNNNNNNNNNNNNNNNNNNNNNNNNNNNNNNNNNNNNNNNNNNNNNNNNNNNNNNNNNNNNNNNNNNNNNNNNNNNNNNNNNNNNNNNNNNNNNNNNNNNNNNNNNNNNNNNNNNNNNNNNNNNNNNNNNNNNNNNNNNNNNNNNNNNNNNNNNNNNNNNNNNNNNNNNNNNNNNNNNNNNNNNNNNNNNNNNNNNNNNNNNNNNNNNNNNNNNNNNNNNNNNNNNNNNNNNNNNNNNNNNNNNNNNNNNNNNNNNNNNNNNNNNNNNNNNNNNNNNNNNNNNNNNNNNNNNNNNNNNNNNNNNNNNNNNNNNNNNNNNNNNNNNNNNNNNNNNNNNNNNNNNNNNNNNNNNNNNNNNNNNNNNNNNNNNNNNNNNNNNNNNNNNNNNNNNNNNNNNNNNNNNNNNNNNNNNNNNNNNNNNNNNNNNNNNNNNNNNNNNNNNNNNNNNNNNNNNNNNNNNNNNNNNNNNNNNNNNNNNNNNNNNNNNNNNNNNNNNNNNNNNNNNNNNNNNNNNNNNNNNNNNNNNNNNNNNNNNNNNNNNNNNNNNNNNNNNNNNNNNNNNNNNNNNNNNNNNNNNNNNNNNNNNNNNNNNNNNNNNNNNNNNNNNNNNNNNNNNNNNNNNNNNNNNNNNNNNNNNNNNNNNNNNNNNNNNNNNNNNNNNNNNNNNNNNNNNNNNNNNNNNNNNNNNNNNNNNNNNNNNNNNNNNNNNNNNNNNNNNNNNNNNNNNNNNNNNNNNNNNNNNNNNNNNNNNNNNNNNNNNNNNNNNNNNNNNNNNNNNNNNNNNNNNNNNNNNNNNNNNNNNNNNNNNNNNNNNNNNNNNNNNNNNNNNNNNNNNNNNNNNNNNNNNNNNNNNNNNNNNNNNNNNNNNNNNNNNNNNNNNNNNNNNNNNNNNNNNNNNNNNNNNNNNNNNNNNNNNNNNNNNNNNNNNNNNNNNNNNNNNNNNNNNNNNNNNNNNNNNNNNNNNNNNNNNNNNNNNNNNNNNNNNNNNNNNNNNNNNNNNNNNNNNNNNNNNNNNNNNNNNNNNNNNNNNNNNNNNNNNNNNNNNNNNNNNNNNNNNNNNNNNNNNNNNNNNNNNNNNNNNNNNNNNNNNNNNNNNNNNNNNNNNNNNNNNNNNNNNNNNNNNNNNNNNNNNNNNNNNNNNNNNNNNNNNNNNNNNNNNNNNNNNNNNNNNNNNNNNNNNNNNNNNNNNNNNNNNNNNNNNNNNNNNNNNNNNNNNNNNNNNNNNNNNNNNNNNNNNNNNNNNNNNNNNNNNNNNNNNNNNNNNNNNNNNNNNNNNNNNNNNNNNNNNNNNNNNNNNNNNNNNNNNNNNNNNNNNNNNNNNNNNNNNNNNNNNNNNNNNNNNNNNNNNNNNNNNNNNNNNNNNNNNNNNNNNNNNNNNNNNNNNNNNNNNNNNNNNNNNNNNNNNNNNNNNNNNNNNNNNNNNNNNNNNNNNNNNNNNNNNNNNNNNNNNNNNNNNNNNNNNNNNNNNNNNNNNNNNNNNNNNNNNNNNNNNNNNNNNNNNNNNNNNNNNNNNNNNNNNNNNNNNNNNNNNNNNNNNNNNNNNNNNNNNNNNNNNNNNNNNNNNNNNNNNNNNNNNNNNNNNNNNNNNNNNNNNNNNNNNNNNNNNNNNNNNNNNNNNNNNNNNNNNNNNNNNNNNNNNNNNNNNNNNNNNNNNNNNNNNNNNNNNNNNNNNNNNNNNNNNNNNNNNNNNNNNNNNNNNNNNNNNNNNNNNNNNNNNNNNNNNNNNNNNNNNNNNNNNNNNNNNNNNNNNNNNNNNNNNNNNNNNNNNNNNNNNNNNNNNNNNNNNNNNNNNNNNNNNNNNNNNNNNNNNNNNNNNNNNNNNNNNNNNNNNNNNNNNNNNNNNNNNNNNNNNNNNNNNNNNNNNNNNNNNNNNNNNNNNNNNNNNNNNNNNNNNNNNNNNNNNNNNNNNNNNNNNNNNNNNNNNNNNNNNNNNNNNNNNNNNNNNNNNNNNNNNNNNNNNNNNNNNNNNNNNNNNNNNNNNNNNNNNNNNNNNNNNNNNNNNNNNNNNNNNNNNNNNNNNNNNNNNNNNNNNNNNNNNNNNNNNNNNNNNNNNNNNNNNNNNNNNNNNNNNNNNNNNNNNNNNNNNNNNNNNNNNNNNNNNNNNNNNNNNNNNNNNNNNNNNNNNNNNNNNNNNNNNNNNNNNNNNNNNNNNNNNNNNNNNNNNNNNNNNNNNNNNNNNNNNNNNNNNNNNNNNNNNNNNNNNNNNNNNNNNNNNNNNNNNNNNNNNNNNNNNNNNNNNNNNNNNNNNNNNNNNNNNNNNNNNNNNNNNNNNNNNNNNNNNNNNNNNNNNNNNNNNNNNNNNNNNNNNNNNNNNNNNNNNNNNNNNNNNNNNNNNNNNNNNNNNNNNNNNNNNNNNNNNNNNNNNNNNNNNNNNNNNNNNNNNNNNNNNNNNNNNNNNNNNNNNNNNNNNNNNNNNNNNNNNNNNNNNNNNNNNNNNNNNNNNNNNNNNNNNNNNNNNNNNNNNNNNNNNNNNNNNNNNNNNNNNNNNNNNNNNNNNNNNNNNNNNNNNNNNNNNNNNNNNNNNNNNNNNNNNNNNNNNNNNNNNNNNNNNNNNNNNNNNNNNNNNNNNNNNNNNNNNNNNNNNNNNNNNNNNNNNNNNNNNNNNNNNNNNNNNNNNNNNNNNNNNNNNNNNNNNNNNNNNNNNNNNNNNNNNNNNNNNNNNNNNNNNNNNNNNNNTAGTATTTGGTGGGGTGGTGATTTTGATAGTGGTTTGAgagattttaattaaattactttAGCAGATACAATAagatgtataaataaaataattaaagatattaATCATAAAATTGAACATTGTAAAAATAATGAGCAATAGaacaatatttgaaaatttacaacaaaataataacttttatgcacttaatttttgaattgagactaaatgaaatttaaaatttgaaaataaaagttcCAGAATTGATACAAGTAAAtacttttagtgtttgaaatGCAATTGAAAGATAGAACTTTTTAAAAAGAGCGTAGTTAGTTGTGAAGTTGAATTGAtagataaaaataatgaaatttgaaatgaaaggTAAGGAATGTAATTATATGTCTTAGTTGATTAAAAATATGAAGGTAAAAGTTCCAccataatattaataattatttattaattattaataataattaatatgttGAGCACGTTattcgaagagttgcacctttatgaagggaTGCACTTTTCTGAACTATTGCTTTTCTTCATAAAGAccttgatgactataaatacctgaatttttcctcaggtatagacatgaaatattgaagaaaaacactcctctttcttgaaaaaaaaatgtagtGTGATTTGTCGTCGTTGAGTGCGTTCGTAGTTCGATAGAATTTGAGGTCTCGCTATTCTGtcgaagtgattcattttatcatGGGAGGATATATTTCATAACCTCGGTACTTAAGGGGAATAATTTCCTTATGGACACATCGTAAATTTAGTGGACTTGAATCtttttgtttcatctttttttttcttaaagttggttttactatttttttcaaaaaatagtttgaacttcatattgatagttcttcaactgTTTGAACTTATGTTTGAAGTTTcaatttgaagttcttgaaacttcattttgatagtttataagttggttgaacttatGTTAATGTTCTTAAtatttgattttgctattttctaaaaaaatagtttgaacttaattttattgatatttataagttgggttgaacttaatgttaaaagttcaaagttcTAAAAGTTTAAatttcatttgattgttcatatgattatttgaatatgtgtttgaagtttttgttgaaaaatatagattttactgaatttggaaaaaagCAACATTTTGTTCTTGTGAAATGCAAAGTTATTTGTTGAAACTTGAATTTAGTTTGATTTAGTAAAAAATTATGTTGGCACAAGTGGCATGAGCAAAAGAAGTACTCAATTTTGTACCCTCTTATCTACAATCTTATTGCTTACATGGCTcatattttaaagttattattaACAATTTGACTTTTAGATATCATGTAGCAAGCAAATGTTGGACCTTTTTAACTATTGACAGGTTAGTTAGGTATTACTCTTGTTTAAGTTATTAGTTGAAAAGGGGTGGGTATACTATGAGTGAAAAAGGTATATTCCATAAGTCAAAAAAAGGGTATAATATATAAGAGTGGATATATAGGGGATATTCCATAGTCAAACAAACTTGTATGCAACAATATATAGCTCAATTTTGTTGGCAAATTCATTGTTCCATAATGAAGGGGATACCATTAAACTATTTGTCTTCCTTTCAACTTCAGATCGACCAACAAGATCAATTGCATAGCGAATCATAACAAATTATTCTTACCTTCaatcttactgaatttggcaGAGAGAAGgagatattttttgtaaaatttcccCTATGAGGTACTCCCTCCCTTTCTAATTATGTAAATTCTGTTTCAAAATGTTAAAGAATGATATTTTTGAATTGCAcacaaaaaatgtaaaattttacTCTCATACTCCATCTCACCTTTGATGTAAGAGAGTCAGAGAGTAGTACTATTTACTGCAATAAATGTAGAAATGATCTCTTATGATTAATTACAgattgaatataaaataaaaatatttgtttactaTAAAGAAgacataaaactaaaaacaagtgGAGTGCTGCTCGCTGTATAAAATTTGGTACGtagatgttttttcaaaataaacaTAAGAAATCGAGAGTcacataaaagattataaaatccTTGATATGAAAGTCCAAAGAAAGGAAGTTGCAAATGAAAAATATCCAGGATGAGGTGGGCCCTCCTCCCATATTATCCAGTTTCATGTCCCCGTAACACGTCAACAAGGATATGTAAAACGAAATTTGACTACAAATTCGGGGACCATACTTGCAAAATCATCTATATATCGGATAAcgctattcttcttcttttcttcttcagtCAGTCGTAGCAATAAGTAATGTACATCTGTTCTCTCCTGCTTTCCATAGTTGTTACTCAAATTCATAATATTGATTTCGTACTTAGCGGGAGATTTTATGCATTTAGCTCTTTAAATTAATTGGACTTAGCAATAGCAATAGCAATAGTCAATAATGGTGACTCTTTCACTTTGCCCCTCAGTGGGAGCAATTTTTCGCTCTCGCCATAGCTACCCGACTGGTTCCTCATCATACGCTTCGACTCCCACCACTTGTCCAGCTTTATCACTGACATTGTCAGCTAGCAGTTCTGGTTTTTTGAATTCAGGTTTCAACAAGTATGACATTAATGTTGTTCCTGTAAGGGTTAAGTCGACTAAATCTTTTGGGATTCGGATGTCTTGGGATGGTCCTCTCTCTTCCGTTAAACTTATTATTCAAGGGAAAAACCTTGAGGTTACACTCCTTACCCTATTATTCCCCTGCTCTTTTTTGTTACATATATGCTTTAATATATTACTTGAGTTCTCTGAAAAATAGTTAGAATCTACTTCTATATCAAATGATTACACCATTGATATTTAGGGAGTTAGTATTATTTTCAATTAGAGTTAATAGTCAAAAACACATCTAAATATCCTGATTTTTGGAGTTTCATAGCTGATCGATTTGTATTGAGCTGTCCTACTtgaactatttatcaaaacacactgTAACTATGAGTTAATTAGTTTTTCTATCTGAAATATCACCATCGATTAGCTAGGAAAAGTGAACAGCTGATAGTTGATGAGACgtttgataaatagttggtgatagttcCCGTAGAAAACTCACATATTGATAGTTCAGGTATGCAACTCGAAAAATCGGATACTTTAGGTGATTTGACCCTTTgacttattagtatttttttagcttttaagtgtgtgagtttcaatttttcaacttgtTTCTTTGAAGAATCTGATGTCTCTATATAGTTCTGACTTTGTTGGATCTACAATTTCTTGGAATACATGCAGATGTAGCGAAAAAATTGGGCACAATAGAAGAAGGAATCTATACAGGCAATACCAATTAGCTGAGATTATTTTTGTGTTATGTTAGCATGTTAACGTTAGATCTTTTGTTTCTAGGTTTTTTGTTGTTATGTCAGATTTATATGCCCGTGGAAAATATGAGAACTTGTAGCGcttttattttgtataatattGGCTGAGATGAGATTATATGGAGCAAGCTGGTGAGAAATGATTTATATAGCAAAACCCACTTGCTTCAATTTGAGACGTAGTAGTAAGTAGCAGTAATAGTTGCCGTACAGAATCTGTTGtctaacttgagatttaaaaaaTAAGCTTGTTTGGGTGGGAACCCGTTAGGAAGTGCAATAGTTAGTTCACAAACAAGAAGTCTTAGAAGATTGGATgtatgcaaaagaaaaaaaaattcattgctTAAATGTGTTTATGGATGTGAAAAGTGGCAACTTATTGTTGTGGTGCAACTACAGTTAACACCTGCTGTGAAGGGCTATGTGGAAGACAAGTTGGGTAGGGCAGTTCAAAAGCACAGTCATCTAGTCAGGGAAGTGGATGTTAGGCTGTCTGTTCGAGGCGGAGAGCTTGGAAAAGGCCCAAAAATTCGAAGATGTGAAGTGTGCACCAAAAACTTGAGGATTCATTATATTCTGTTTTATTATTGTTCTTATTATTCAAAATTTACTTGACTGGCGTTCCTGAACTATAGGTTACTTTATTTACAAAAAAGCATGGAGTAGTTCGTGGAGAGGAAGATGCAGAATCAGTATATGCAAGTATAGATATGGTATCATCAATTATACAACGAAAGTTGCGGAAAATTAAGGAGAAGGATTCAGACCGTGGTCGCCACATGAAGGGCTTCGATAGGCTGAAAGTCAGGGACCCAGACATGTTGTTTGTTCAAGAGGATCTGCAAACACTTCCCCAAGAGGAAGAAGTTGAAGATGAGAAAAGCGAGGTCTCTGTTACTGAGGTTGTCTCTGAACTTATATGTTTTGCCTAATATCTTCTTGCACTCAATATATTTGTTACTACTAGTTTGACATGGCCTTTTAGCTTAAATTTTAGACTGAATTCCTTACCACAGCGAGGATACGTGCGTTTCACTGTGACTAAAGGGCCTTACTGGTGCTGGCAATTAATTCTTTTCAACTGAGTAGAATATCTTAATATGTTTTGCCTGTGTGTATTCCATTTCCTTGTCACGTTCGATGCCATACTCTTCTCCTATTATTCGTCCATGATATTTTTAGAGTACTATAGAAGAGAGGTTGTAAGGGACCGGAAAAAGACACCTGATTGTGCGATGATATATAAGATGATTATCATCTTTTTTTTGATGTTTAACGGTGGAGTAGAGTTATAGTTAAAGGATGGAATAACATTTGTGTATCACACTCTAGGGTATTAATAAAAAGTTCATTTCCTGTGtcaatttgtttaattttataagAATCCTTGAAGTAGTAAGGATCTTGAAAGGAAAGGACTGATAGGCGTTCTGGAGGTAATGTTATATGCTTCAATGCTTCCCTTTAAAGGGAGAAAAagcttttaaattttatgttcaaATGGTTCACCTTGTAAGCATTTGAAATAACATTTAGAAACTAAGATTTGGTGGCCTTCATAGCTGTATGAACCGGGGTGGCCTATGCCTTAAAACATCCTGATTTCTGATCCCAAGGACTCCCTTTTCCAAATGTTCCATTTACTGAACACTGAGGCATGTGCATTAGGCTCATCTTTCCAGTTTCAATGTTATTTAAATTACAGGTTTAATATCCATTCCAGATACAATAAAGTTGTTCTTTATCTATCTATGAGTGTTTTTTTTATGGAGCACCTTTGTCCTTTCTGTCTCTATCATTCGTCCTCTGATGTGTTGCTAGTTACCAACAACAGCATAATAGGAAATTCTCCGCTCCAAACTTTTTCAATTTGTTTTATTTGACATAAGTTTCAAACCTCCCAAAGTCATTAGTAACTGAATTGAATCTTATTCAAAGAACCTAATCATTTCTGCTAGACTCGGCCACCTGCTATCTGCAGCGGTGTGCTCTCCAAGACTGACCTTTTCACCTTGAAAGCAACTTTTGCCTCTGGTAATTTTGGAAGTTTTCATCTTTCTTCTATTCTAAATTTTGGATAATTACGTCTAATTCTACTTAACTTTTCCTTGCAATTTTATGTCCACCAAAATCTTTTAGATTGATCCAAAACTTTATATAGGGTATTATTAGTTGCTTTAGGACtgcagtatttatttattttatttcctgtATTGCTTTTTTAAGTTATGAGGAGGTAGTTAGCATGGTTAGCACCATGACTTTAAAGTTGGGCCATTatctatttcagttttttttaaaGAACACTTTATGTAActtctttttttaaagaaagaataTCTCTCTCTGCATAAGTTTCTCTCACTCAGCGATCTTTCACTCTCCTGCTTCTTTTCTGTAGCAATCTAGACATCGTTTGCATAGTGTTATGTGCGATTTGTCTATTTAAAACTaacatttggtatcaaagcttttaTCTTAAGGGATCTGTGATTGAGTTGGAGAAGTCATGGATGCAGAAACCAGTTTCTCACTAATCGCTCCGCCGGTCTTTGATAGAGATAACTATCAGGTTTGGGCAGTACGAATGGAGACGTACTTGTATGCTTTAGATCTATGGGAAGCTGTGGAAGAGGATTACGATGTTCCAGCCCTACCGAATAATCCCACCATGGCTCAAATTAAAGCACACAAGGAACAGAAGACAAGGAAATCGAAGGCCAAGGCATGTCTATTTGCTGCTGTATCGTCAACAGTTTTCACATGAATAATGTCTCTGAAAAATGCTAAAGAAGTGTAGGATTATCTTAAGGAAGAGTATGCTGGAGATGAGAGAATAAAAGATATGCAAGTTTTAAACTTAATTAGGGAATTTGAATTGCAAAAAATGAAGGATTCTGaaacagtgaaggagtattcagaTAGACTTCTTAACATTGCAAATAAAATGAGGCTACTTGGCTCTACACATGAGGCTACTTGGCTCTACACTTGCCGACTCAAGAATTGTTGAGAAGATTCTGGTAACAGTTCCTGAAAGGTATGAAGCAACAATTACGACCTTAGAAAATACTAAGGATTTGTCAAAAATTAGTTTGACGGAGTTGCTTAATTCCCTGAAAGCTCAAGAGCAAAGAAGACTCATGAGACAGGATGTTACAATAGAAGGGGCTCTTGTCAGTAAGCAGCAGGTTGACGAATtttcgaagaagaaaaagaatcagGCGTTGAGTGAAGGAGAAGCATCaaccaacaacaaagataagGGAGGAAGTGCGAAAAAAAACTTTCCCCCTTGCCATCATCGTGGAAGAAAAGGTCATCCACCATTCAAGTGTTGGAAGAGACCTGATGCTAAATGTAAGAAATGCAATCAACTTGGACATGAGGCAGTGATTTGCAAAGGTAAAGCCCAGCAGCAGGAAGAAAATGCTCAAGTTGTTGATCAAGAAGAGGAGGATCTTCTTTTTGTTGCAACATGCTTCTCAAGTAAGATCTCAACAGATTCTTGGTTAATTGATAGTGGGTGCACTAATCACATGACTCATGACAAGAGCTTATTCAAGGAGTTGAAGCCTACTAAAATTTCCAAGGTTAGGATTGGAAATGGGGACCATCTCCATGTTAAAGGAATTGGAACCATAGCTATCAAGACTGACACAGGCATAAAGAAAATTGCTGAAGTTCTTTAGGTTCCTGAGATTGATCAAAACTTGCTAAGTGTAGGACATCTGATGGAAAAAGGATTTAGACTTTCTTTGAAAATGATCACTGCCAAATCAGTGACACTGCTGGAAATGAAATTTTCAGGGTAAAGATGAGAGGAAGGAGTTTTTCCTTTAGTCCAACAGAGAAGGAGCAACTTGCTTATTCCATGAAGGTAGATGTAACGGAAATCTGGCACAAGAGACTTGGTCAATGTCATCTACAAGCATTATTGTTACTGAAGAAGGAGGATATGACAAGAGGACTACCAACTTTCGTTAATCACTTACCAAGTTGTCAAGCTTGTCAATTTGGTAAGCAGAATAGGAAACCATTTCCTAGAGCATCATGACGCGCTTCTCAAAGGTTGCAATTGATTCACACAGATGTTGCAGGACCTCAAAGAACATCGTCCTTTAATGGTAGTCTTTACTATGTTATATTCATTGATGATTATACAAGATTCTGCTGGGTTTTTTTCATGAAATACAAATCAGTGGTGGCTGGAATATTTTAGAAGTTCAAGAAGATGGTGGAAAATCAAAGTGGTTGTAGAATTCAATCCCTGCGTTCTGATAATGGAAAAGAGTACACTTCTGAAGAATTTAACAAATTCTGTGAGGAAGAGTTTATTTCTCATCAGCTTACTACTCCATATAGTCCGCAACAAAGTGGAATTAGTGAAAGGAGGAACAGGTATATAATGGAGATGACGCGGTGCATGTTGCATGAAAAAGAGTTGCCAAAAAGTTTTTGGGCTGAGGCAGCTAATACAACAGTATTTCTCCAAAATCGGCTTCCCACTAAAGCGTTGGAGAGTAAAACTCCATTTGAGGCTTGGAATGGATTCAAACCATCTCTAAGCTTCATTAAAGTATTTGGTTGTGTTTGTTTCTTTCATGTGCCGCAGGTTAAAAGAGACAAACTTGATAAAAGGGCGGTCCCGGGAATCTTTGTGGGTTATAGCTCATCCTCCAaagcctacaaaatttatgatccATAAACAGGGAAGATGATTATTAGTCGGGATGTGCACTTCAATGAGGAAGAGAAATGGGATTGGGAAAACAATTGTTGGTTTCAAACCGTTAAAGGGAAACAACACAGGAATTCAATAGTCAAACGTTGGCCGCTGAAACAGAGATGGAAgtttaaagaagagaaaatgcAGAGCGATAAAAAGGGATTAATTTCTTGTCGAAAGACCGTCATATATTGATCATCAACTTAGCAACTTAAATAGatgctattacaactaaaaataggacaaagaaacaACCTACTTTTaccaaaattaagacaactaattagtttcctaccaaTGATAGAAGTCCTAAATTAACTAGGATTGTCAGCTGGAGAAAAAAACCAGAGAAAGACGTGCATATTCCTAAAGCAACTCTGAACACTTCTCCTTGCTTTATGAAATGCAAACTCCAATTTTCTGTCTGAGAAGCTCGAATTTGCTGACAGGTAAAGGTTTAGTGAATATATCAGCCCATTGTTCTTCCGTCTTGCAGTAGACAAGAATCACATCTCCATCTTTTTGAACCTCTCNNNNNNNNNNNNNNNNNNNNNNNNNNNNNNNNNNNNNNNNNNNNNNNNNNNNNNNNNNNNNNNNNNNNNNNNNNNNNNNNNNNNNNNNNNNNNNNNNNNNNNNNNNNNNNNNNNNNNNNNNNNNNNNNNNNNNNNNNNNNNNNNNNNNNNNNNNNNNNNNNNNNNNNNNNNNNNNNNNNNNNNNNNNNNNNNNNNNNNNNNNNNNNNNNNNNNNNNNNNNNNNNNNNNNNNNNNNNNNNNNNNNNNNNNNNNNNNNNNNNNNNNNNNNNNNNNNNNNNNNNNNNNNNNNNNNNNNNNNNNNNNNNNNNNNNNNNNNNNNNNNNNNNNNNNNNNNNNNNNNNNNNNNNNNNNNNNNNNNNNNNNNNNNNNNNNNNNNNNNNNNNNNNNNNNNNNNNNNNNNNNNNNNNNNNNNNNNNNNNNNNNNNNNNNNNNNNNNNNNNNNNNNNNNNNNNNNNNNNNNNNNNNNNNNNNNNNNNNNNNNNNNNNNNNNNNNNNNNNNNNNNNNNNNNNNNNNNNNNNNNNNNNNNNNNNNNNNNNNNNNNNNNNNNNNNNNNNNNNNNNNNNNNNNNNNNNNNNNNNNNNNNNNNNNNNNNNNNNNNNNNNNNNNNNNNNNNNNNNNNNNNNNNNNNNNNNNNNNNNNNNNNNNNNNNNNNNNNNNNNNNNNNNNNNNNNNNNNNNNNNNNNNNNNNNNNNNNNNNNNNNNNNNNNNNNNNNNNNNNNNNNNNNNNNNNNNNNNNNNNNNNNNNNNNNNNNNNNNNNNNNNNNNNNNNNNNNNNNNNNNNNNNNNNNNNNNNNNNNNNNNNNNNNNNNNNNNNNNNNNNNNNNNNNNNNNNNNNNNNNNNNNNNNNNNNNNNNNNNNNNNNNNNNNNNNNNNNNNNNNNNNNNNNNNNNNNNNNNNNNNNNNNNNNNNNNNNNNNNNNNNNNNNNNNNNNNNNNNNNNNNNNNNNNNNNNNNNNNNNNNNNNNNNNNNNNNNNNNNNNNNNNNNNNNNNNNNNNNNNNNNNNNNNNNNNNNNNNNNNNNNNNNNNNNNNNNNNNNNNNNNNNNNNNNNNNNNNNNNNNNNNNNNNNNNNNNNNNNNNNNNNNNNNNNNNNNNNNNNNNNNNNNNNNNNNNNNNNNNNNNNNNNNNNNNNNNNNNNNNNNNNNNNNNNNNNNNNNNNNNNNNNNNNNNNNNNNNNNNNNNNNNNNNNNNNNNNNNNNNNNNNNNNNNNNNNNNNNNNNNNNNNNNNNNNNNNNNNNNNNNNNNNNNNNNNNNNNNNNNNNNNNNNNNNNNNNNNNNNNNNNNNNNNNNNNNNNN
The Capsicum annuum cultivar UCD-10X-F1 chromosome 6, UCD10Xv1.1, whole genome shotgun sequence DNA segment above includes these coding regions:
- the LOC107875773 gene encoding ribosome-binding factor PSRP1, chloroplastic, yielding MVTLSLCPSVGAIFRSRHSYPTGSSSYASTPTTCPALSLTLSASSSGFLNSGFNKYDINVVPVRVKSTKSFGIRMSWDGPLSSVKLIIQGKNLELTPAVKGYVEDKLGRAVQKHSHLVREVDVRLSVRGGELGKGPKIRRCEVTLFTKKHGVVRGEEDAESVYASIDMVSSIIQRKLRKIKEKDSDRGRHMKGFDRLKVRDPDMLFVQEDLQTLPQEEEVEDEKSEVSVTEIVRTKSFDMPPLSVTEAIEQLENVDHDFYGFRNEETGEINIVYRRKEGGYGLIIPKEDGKTEKLEPVGVEPEKEPSIAE